A region from the Streptomyces lydicus genome encodes:
- a CDS encoding bifunctional metallophosphatase/5'-nucleotidase — MPATPQRSRALRRLTIGAAVLAAAGLTATALPAGADTGHAGHAARTDRTVDVQLLSFNDFHGNLEPPQGSSGTVEEAQPDGSKKSIPAGGAEYLAQSLRTARKGHPYSVTAAAGDLVGASPLLSGLFHDEPTIEAMNKLGLDVTSVGNHEFDEGRAELTRLQKGGCHPKDGCYEKGKKFRGADFPYLAANVTDEKTGKPLLKPYTVWKHKGVRIGFIGVTLEGTPDIVSANGVKGLKFHDEVETINKYAKVLNKQGVKSIVALIHEGGLPASTSYNYHCDSPGPGDGISGPITDIAKHVTPAVDALVTGHTHQAYACTIPDPSGRPRTVTSAASYGKLYTDTTLTYDRRTRDIVRTSVKAPGAVNHVVDRTQPKAADMTSLITRWNKLAAPVAARPVGHISADIAGRGAGAPESPLGDVIADAQLEATKADGKGGAQLALMNPGGVRSDLAFKASGSEGDGVVTYGEAFTVQPFTNMMNVVDLTGAQLLTALQQQVSGPNEASPKILQISRGLTYTLDMTKKGADRVVKDSVKLNGAALDPAKTYRVAMNEFLAGGGDGFAAFKDGKNKYVGPSDLDAFTGYLTAHSSADTPLTPPKADRITVVK; from the coding sequence ATGCCAGCGACACCGCAACGGAGCCGCGCCCTGCGAAGATTGACGATCGGCGCCGCCGTACTGGCCGCCGCCGGGCTCACCGCCACCGCCCTGCCCGCCGGGGCCGACACCGGACACGCCGGCCACGCCGCCCGCACCGACCGCACCGTCGATGTGCAGCTGCTCTCCTTCAACGACTTCCACGGCAATCTCGAACCGCCGCAGGGCTCCTCCGGCACGGTCGAGGAGGCCCAGCCGGACGGCAGCAAGAAGAGCATCCCGGCGGGCGGCGCGGAGTACCTGGCGCAGTCCCTGCGGACGGCCCGTAAGGGCCACCCCTACTCGGTCACCGCCGCGGCCGGCGACCTGGTCGGGGCCAGCCCGCTGCTGTCCGGGCTGTTCCACGACGAGCCGACCATCGAGGCGATGAACAAGCTGGGCCTCGACGTCACCTCGGTCGGCAACCACGAATTCGACGAGGGCCGGGCCGAGTTGACCCGCCTCCAGAAGGGCGGCTGCCACCCCAAGGACGGCTGCTACGAGAAGGGCAAGAAGTTCCGGGGCGCGGACTTCCCCTACCTCGCCGCCAATGTCACGGACGAGAAGACCGGCAAGCCGCTGCTCAAGCCGTACACCGTCTGGAAGCACAAGGGCGTCAGGATCGGCTTCATCGGGGTGACGCTGGAGGGCACCCCGGACATCGTCAGCGCCAACGGCGTCAAGGGCCTGAAGTTCCACGACGAGGTCGAGACGATCAACAAGTACGCCAAGGTGCTGAACAAGCAGGGCGTGAAGTCGATCGTCGCGCTCATCCACGAGGGCGGCCTGCCCGCCTCCACCTCCTACAACTACCACTGCGACAGCCCAGGCCCCGGCGACGGCATCTCCGGCCCGATCACCGACATCGCCAAGCACGTCACCCCGGCGGTCGACGCGCTGGTCACCGGCCACACCCACCAGGCGTACGCCTGCACCATCCCGGACCCGTCCGGCCGGCCGCGCACCGTCACCTCCGCCGCGTCCTACGGCAAGCTCTACACCGACACCACGCTGACCTACGACCGCCGCACCCGCGACATCGTGCGGACCAGCGTCAAGGCACCCGGCGCGGTCAACCACGTCGTCGACCGCACCCAGCCCAAGGCCGCGGACATGACGTCGCTGATCACCCGCTGGAACAAGCTGGCCGCACCGGTCGCGGCCCGCCCCGTCGGCCATATCTCCGCCGATATCGCGGGCCGCGGCGCCGGCGCCCCCGAGTCACCGCTCGGCGATGTCATCGCCGACGCCCAGCTGGAAGCCACCAAGGCGGACGGCAAGGGCGGTGCCCAGCTCGCCCTGATGAACCCCGGCGGGGTGCGCTCCGACCTCGCCTTCAAGGCGTCCGGCTCGGAGGGCGACGGGGTCGTCACCTACGGGGAGGCCTTCACCGTCCAGCCCTTCACCAACATGATGAACGTCGTCGACCTCACCGGCGCCCAGCTCCTCACCGCACTCCAGCAGCAGGTCAGCGGCCCCAACGAGGCCTCCCCGAAAATCCTCCAGATCTCCCGGGGCCTCACCTACACCCTCGACATGACCAAGAAGGGCGCCGACCGCGTCGTCAAGGACTCCGTCAAGCTGAACGGCGCCGCCCTCGACCCCGCCAAGACCTACCGCGTCGCGATGAACGAGTTCCTGGCCGGCGGCGGTGACGGCTTCGCCGCCTTCAAGGACGGCAAGAACAAGTACGTCGGCCCCTCCGACCTCGACGCCTTCACCGGCTACCTGACCGCCCACTCCTCGGCCGACACCCCCCTCACCCCGCCGAAGGCGGACCGGATCACGGTCGTGAAGTAA
- a CDS encoding MerR family transcriptional regulator → MAWPTAEVARMSGVTARTLRHYDEIGLLPPAWIGTNGHRYYEEGELLRLQQLLVLRALGLGLPEIGRVLASQVDEVEALRGHHRRLLAERDRLDALAGTVARTITELEHSRRDGRPMTINRPENLFEGIQPAQYQATLHDFPELAEAIDRHNAKLSDTEIEAGQRERTAQMIRLAELMAAGTPADAEPVQAEIDAQYRALTGIRAVSTEEYRALGRSCVENEPWRAAYESIAPGLAAYQRDAILAYATTRLS, encoded by the coding sequence ATGGCCTGGCCGACCGCGGAGGTCGCCCGGATGTCGGGTGTGACGGCTCGGACACTGCGGCACTACGACGAGATCGGTCTGCTGCCGCCCGCCTGGATCGGTACCAACGGCCACCGCTACTACGAGGAAGGCGAGCTGCTGCGCTTGCAGCAGCTCCTCGTACTGCGGGCGCTGGGCCTGGGGCTGCCCGAGATCGGCAGGGTTCTGGCCTCGCAGGTCGACGAGGTGGAGGCCCTGCGGGGCCACCACCGCCGCCTGCTCGCCGAGCGCGACCGGCTCGATGCCCTGGCCGGCACCGTCGCCCGCACGATCACCGAACTGGAGCATTCCAGGAGGGACGGCAGACCCATGACCATCAACCGACCGGAGAACCTCTTCGAGGGAATCCAGCCCGCCCAGTACCAGGCGACCCTGCACGACTTCCCCGAGCTGGCCGAGGCGATCGACCGGCACAACGCGAAGCTGAGCGACACCGAGATCGAGGCCGGACAGCGCGAGCGCACGGCCCAGATGATCCGGCTGGCCGAGCTGATGGCCGCGGGCACCCCGGCCGACGCCGAACCCGTGCAGGCCGAGATCGACGCCCAGTACCGGGCACTCACCGGGATCCGCGCCGTATCCACCGAGGAGTACCGCGCGTTGGGACGTTCCTGCGTGGAGAACGAGCCGTGGCGCGCGGCGTACGAGTCGATCGCGCCGGGCCTGGCCGCCTACCAGCGGGACGCCATCCTGGCGTACGCCACGACCCGGCTGAGCTGA
- a CDS encoding SDR family oxidoreductase: MTSHEGRSMIVVTGATGNIGRSLVGRLLAEGAAVRALTRDPARAALPAGAKTVRADLTGTDDLTPLLAGADALFLNLAAGGERAAVAVLDAAVRAGVRRVVLNSSMAVSDTPDDDAHFISRMHAALERAVRESGLEWTFVRGGNYATNALAWAPSVRGTGVVREAHPDAQGAPVHEADLADVAAVALLDRSGAHLGKAYAVTGPEQMTLAQQIAEIGRATGKDVRVEQISEDEAAEAMSGRFLTKEDAMELVRMFGRTVDAPLFPVSDAVERLTGHPGRTFARWAQDHAADFS, from the coding sequence ATGACCTCTCACGAAGGCCGTTCCATGATCGTCGTTACCGGGGCAACCGGCAATATCGGCCGCAGCCTCGTCGGCCGGCTCCTCGCCGAGGGCGCCGCCGTACGCGCGCTGACCCGCGATCCGGCGCGCGCCGCGCTGCCGGCCGGGGCCAAAACGGTCCGCGCCGACCTCACCGGCACCGACGACCTCACACCGCTGCTGGCCGGCGCCGATGCGCTGTTCCTCAATCTCGCGGCCGGCGGCGAGCGGGCCGCGGTGGCCGTACTCGACGCCGCCGTCAGGGCCGGGGTCCGCCGAGTGGTTCTCAACTCCTCGATGGCGGTGTCCGATACCCCGGACGACGACGCGCATTTCATCTCCCGGATGCACGCCGCCCTGGAGCGCGCGGTACGCGAATCCGGTCTGGAGTGGACCTTTGTCCGCGGCGGCAACTACGCCACCAACGCCCTTGCCTGGGCCCCGTCGGTCCGCGGAACAGGAGTGGTGCGCGAGGCACACCCGGATGCCCAGGGCGCCCCCGTCCACGAGGCCGACCTCGCCGATGTCGCGGCCGTCGCCCTGCTGGACCGCAGCGGCGCACACCTTGGCAAGGCATATGCCGTCACCGGCCCGGAGCAGATGACCCTCGCCCAGCAGATCGCCGAGATCGGGCGGGCGACCGGCAAGGACGTCCGGGTCGAGCAGATCTCCGAGGACGAGGCGGCCGAGGCGATGTCCGGGCGCTTCCTGACCAAGGAGGACGCAATGGAACTCGTCCGGATGTTCGGCCGGACGGTCGATGCACCGCTCTTCCCCGTCTCGGACGCCGTCGAACGGCTCACCGGCCACCCGGGTCGGACGTTCGCCCGGTGGGCGCAGGATCATGCCGCCGACTTCTCCTGA
- a CDS encoding LmeA family phospholipid-binding protein, producing the protein MRTPTRIPSPSPTPVSRPHSDTAATGDPDGPTGDTRKLDMVNPYADLAALADPEPELEPEWGSGSLDDDAPRRRTYLNERDDSDDPLGLGLRSDDETDSEAWKPPNHRRKKRGLSRFAAIPLALKLLVAVLVGTSFLGLFDRFAVLYAQNKTAEKVKDALHLNATPEVDIEGFPFLTQVMDKHVDQVKVTIPDLAADRVSLAKFEATAKDVRIDGDLPSSIKGATIGTMHGSVLLAFDDMNRELGASQVKFSEMGPNSVRAVGQLPVAGHDLRVRAEARIQRAGDRGISTDISRMRLDIGDIAVYRPGTGKEEGLRLTRKTAAELSRQAAKVKAMLSIPAIVDRIGIPKAYIQEALQNEEKLHELTGSPRFVQNLMKVNLVDVVADHPWLLQKVGIDPKILGTLTGLTKPQLADRLSLSFQLPKTPGNVRLRHISVERDGIRADLSGSNLPFGDAAKKPGEKK; encoded by the coding sequence ATGCGAACCCCCACACGCATACCTTCACCTTCGCCCACGCCCGTCAGCCGGCCGCACTCCGACACCGCCGCGACGGGCGACCCGGACGGCCCCACGGGCGACACCAGAAAGCTCGACATGGTCAACCCGTACGCGGATCTGGCGGCCCTTGCCGACCCGGAGCCGGAGCTTGAACCGGAGTGGGGATCCGGCTCGTTGGACGACGACGCGCCCCGCCGCCGCACGTACCTCAACGAACGCGACGACAGCGACGACCCGCTGGGCCTCGGACTGCGCTCGGACGACGAGACGGACAGCGAGGCTTGGAAGCCGCCGAACCACCGCCGCAAGAAGCGCGGCCTCAGCCGGTTCGCCGCCATACCGCTCGCCCTGAAGCTGCTGGTCGCCGTCCTCGTCGGCACCTCCTTCCTCGGGCTCTTCGACCGGTTCGCGGTGCTGTACGCGCAGAACAAGACCGCGGAAAAGGTGAAGGATGCGCTGCATCTGAACGCCACTCCCGAGGTCGATATCGAGGGATTCCCGTTCCTCACCCAGGTCATGGACAAGCATGTCGACCAGGTGAAGGTCACCATTCCCGACCTGGCCGCCGACCGGGTTTCGCTGGCGAAATTCGAGGCCACCGCCAAGGACGTCCGTATCGACGGCGATCTGCCCAGCTCCATCAAGGGCGCCACGATCGGCACCATGCACGGCAGCGTGCTGCTGGCCTTCGACGACATGAACCGCGAACTCGGCGCCTCGCAGGTGAAATTCAGCGAAATGGGCCCGAATTCCGTCCGCGCGGTCGGTCAACTGCCGGTCGCCGGACACGATTTGCGGGTACGGGCCGAGGCACGCATTCAGCGGGCCGGTGACCGCGGTATCTCCACCGACATCAGCCGGATGCGCCTGGACATCGGTGACATCGCCGTCTACCGCCCCGGCACCGGCAAGGAGGAGGGCCTGCGGCTGACCCGCAAGACCGCCGCCGAGCTCAGCCGGCAGGCCGCCAAGGTCAAGGCGATGCTCAGCATCCCGGCGATCGTGGACCGGATCGGCATCCCCAAGGCGTACATCCAGGAAGCGCTGCAGAACGAGGAGAAGCTGCACGAGCTGACCGGGTCGCCGCGCTTCGTCCAGAACCTGATGAAGGTCAACCTCGTCGATGTGGTCGCGGACCACCCCTGGCTGCTGCAGAAGGTGGGCATCGACCCGAAGATCCTCGGCACGCTGACCGGGCTCACCAAGCCGCAGCTCGCGGACCGGCTGTCGCTGTCCTTCCAGCTCCCCAAGACGCCCGGGAACGTCCGGCTGCGGCATATCTCGGTCGAGCGGGACGGCATCCGCGCCGACCTTTCGGGGTCGAACCTGCCGTTCGGGGACGCGGCGAAGAAGCCGGGAGAGAAGAAGTAG
- a CDS encoding HAMP domain-containing sensor histidine kinase, giving the protein MTGPAPAHGAQGTGFAHSRLGARIARLPLRSRLTLLTAAAVAVAVAVSALACWLLTRAQLRDEVDNSLQNVGIAAGYLQETYTECRPTDPTESKNAPPSYFNVQIVQVDGSRCIGPNSQPVQVQRSDVAVAQGVQRDTLHDAVTTDGADVRVLTKHIGVQGVQFAVSISRPLSEVDSALNRLALLLAAVAGLGVIGAGTAGLVIARSGLKPVDRLTGAVEHVARTQDLTIRIPADGEDEIARLSRSFNAMTAALAASRDLQQQLIADAGHELRTPLTSLRTNIDLLVRSEQAGRPIPAADKAALLASVKAQMGELAALIGDLQELSRPPAPGQSAIEVVALHEVVDSGLQRARLRGPSLTIAADLAPWYVRGEPAALERAVVNLLDNAVKFSPPGGTVEVRLADGELTVRDHGPGIPPDELPHVFERFWRSPSARSLPGSGLGLSIVARTAEQAGGAVRLRSADLGGTEAVLTLPGAATPPPGIPEPPRPQGPPPGAQ; this is encoded by the coding sequence ATGACCGGGCCGGCCCCCGCGCACGGAGCACAGGGCACGGGGTTTGCCCACAGCCGGCTCGGCGCCCGGATCGCCCGGTTGCCGTTGCGCTCGCGGCTGACCCTGCTCACCGCGGCCGCGGTGGCGGTGGCGGTGGCCGTCTCCGCGCTGGCCTGCTGGCTGCTCACCCGGGCCCAGCTGCGTGACGAGGTGGACAACTCGCTGCAGAACGTCGGCATCGCCGCGGGATACCTGCAGGAGACCTATACCGAATGCCGGCCCACCGACCCGACCGAGAGCAAGAACGCCCCGCCCTCGTACTTCAACGTCCAGATCGTCCAGGTCGACGGCTCACGCTGCATCGGGCCCAACTCCCAGCCCGTGCAGGTGCAGCGCTCGGACGTCGCCGTGGCGCAGGGCGTGCAGCGCGACACCCTGCACGACGCCGTCACCACCGACGGCGCGGACGTCCGGGTGCTGACCAAGCACATCGGTGTCCAGGGTGTGCAGTTCGCGGTGTCCATCTCCCGCCCGCTGTCCGAGGTCGACAGCGCGCTGAACCGCCTGGCGCTGCTGCTGGCGGCCGTCGCGGGGCTGGGTGTCATCGGCGCGGGAACGGCGGGCCTGGTCATCGCGCGCTCCGGTCTCAAGCCGGTGGACCGGCTGACCGGCGCCGTCGAGCATGTCGCCCGCACCCAGGACCTGACCATCCGCATCCCGGCCGACGGCGAGGACGAGATCGCCCGGCTCTCCCGCTCCTTCAACGCCATGACCGCCGCGCTGGCCGCCTCCCGCGATCTCCAGCAGCAGCTGATCGCGGATGCGGGCCATGAGCTGCGTACGCCGCTGACCTCGCTGCGTACCAATATCGACTTGCTGGTGCGCAGCGAGCAGGCGGGCCGGCCGATCCCGGCGGCCGACAAGGCGGCGCTGCTGGCCTCGGTGAAGGCGCAGATGGGGGAGCTGGCGGCGCTGATCGGCGATCTGCAGGAGCTGTCGCGGCCCCCGGCGCCGGGGCAGAGCGCCATCGAGGTCGTGGCGCTGCACGAGGTCGTCGACTCCGGTCTGCAGCGGGCCCGGCTGCGCGGCCCGTCCCTGACCATCGCGGCGGACCTCGCCCCCTGGTACGTACGGGGCGAGCCGGCTGCGCTGGAGCGGGCGGTGGTGAACCTGCTGGACAACGCGGTGAAGTTCAGCCCGCCCGGCGGCACCGTCGAGGTCCGGCTGGCGGACGGCGAGCTGACCGTGCGCGATCACGGACCGGGCATTCCGCCGGACGAACTGCCGCATGTCTTCGAGCGGTTCTGGCGCTCGCCGTCCGCCCGCAGCCTGCCGGGCAGCGGCCTGGGCCTGTCGATCGTGGCGCGTACGGCGGAGCAGGCGGGCGGCGCGGTACGGCTGCGGTCCGCGGACCTCGGCGGCACGGAGGCGGTACTGACGCTGCCGGGCGCCGCGACGCCGCCGCCGGGGATACCGGAGCCGCCGAGGCCGCAGGGGCCGCCGCCGGGGGCGCAGTAA
- a CDS encoding response regulator transcription factor — MSPAEHGDHPARILIVDDEPAVREALQRSLVFEGYITEQAVDGLDAVEKVAAFDPELVVLDVLMPRMDGLTAARRLRASGVRVPILMLTARDTVGDRVTGLDAGADDYLVKPFELDELLARIRALLRRSSYAAEAGAPPEEGETLSLGDLRMDLATREVTRGSRQVELTRTEFTLLEMFLAHPRQVLTREQILKAVWGFDFEPTSNSLDVYVMYLRRKTEAGGEPRLVHTVRGVGYVLRADGGAE; from the coding sequence ATGAGCCCCGCCGAGCACGGTGATCATCCCGCCCGCATCCTGATCGTCGACGACGAGCCCGCGGTCCGGGAGGCCCTGCAGCGCTCGCTGGTCTTCGAGGGGTACATCACCGAGCAGGCCGTCGACGGTCTGGACGCGGTCGAGAAGGTCGCGGCCTTCGACCCCGAACTGGTCGTGCTGGACGTCCTGATGCCCCGGATGGACGGGCTGACCGCCGCCCGCAGGCTGCGGGCGAGCGGGGTGCGGGTGCCGATCCTGATGCTGACCGCCCGCGACACCGTCGGCGACCGCGTCACGGGGCTGGACGCCGGCGCCGACGACTACCTCGTCAAGCCCTTCGAGCTGGACGAGCTGCTGGCCCGGATCCGTGCGCTGCTGCGCCGCAGCTCGTACGCGGCAGAGGCCGGCGCCCCGCCCGAGGAGGGCGAGACGCTGAGCCTGGGCGATCTGCGGATGGACCTGGCGACCCGCGAGGTGACCCGGGGCAGCCGGCAGGTCGAGCTGACCCGTACCGAATTCACCCTGCTGGAGATGTTCCTCGCGCACCCACGGCAGGTCCTCACCCGTGAGCAGATCCTGAAGGCCGTATGGGGCTTCGACTTCGAGCCCACCTCCAACTCCCTCGATGTGTACGTGATGTATCTGCGCCGCAAGACGGAAGCGGGCGGCGAGCCGCGGCTGGTGCACACCGTGCGGGGGGTCGGCTACGTCCTGCGGGCGGACGGTGGCGCGGAATGA
- a CDS encoding S1C family serine protease, with protein sequence MTESYRRSGDEMPQDGPSGYSDHYGRQHGHAAGPCAPGAGEQTFPPPPGYAPEPRRRARRPVALIAAVALVSGLIGGGSAALIAGATTQAAQSGPSTPLVNAGKSSGSGVSGVAKAVSPAIVEIKARTGSGESTGSGVVVTSGGEIVTNNHVVAGARTVAVTFSDGSRKTAEVVGTDPGKDLALIKVRGAKGLTAASLGDSDKITVGDQVVAIGSPEGLTGSVTSGIVSALNRDVTVPKEDGQGQDQGQGQGQGQGQGGPDGGGGWPFEFGGNHYNGDTGSSKTSYKAIQTDASLNPGNSGGALINMQGQIIGINSAMYSPSSASSSTAGSIGLGFAIPINTVKDDLDALRDGGSGGSNSGV encoded by the coding sequence ATGACCGAGAGCTACCGCCGCAGCGGCGATGAGATGCCCCAGGACGGGCCGTCCGGGTACAGCGACCACTACGGTCGGCAGCACGGCCATGCAGCGGGCCCCTGCGCCCCTGGCGCGGGGGAGCAGACGTTCCCCCCGCCGCCCGGGTACGCACCCGAGCCGCGGCGCCGGGCCCGTCGGCCGGTCGCGCTGATCGCGGCGGTGGCCCTCGTCTCCGGTCTCATCGGGGGTGGCAGTGCGGCACTGATCGCCGGTGCCACCACCCAGGCGGCACAGAGCGGTCCCTCCACACCGCTGGTCAACGCGGGCAAGTCCAGTGGCAGCGGCGTCTCGGGGGTGGCCAAGGCGGTCAGCCCGGCGATCGTGGAGATCAAGGCGCGGACCGGGAGCGGTGAGTCCACCGGTTCCGGTGTGGTCGTCACCAGTGGCGGCGAGATCGTCACCAACAACCATGTGGTGGCGGGGGCCCGCACGGTGGCCGTCACCTTCAGTGACGGCAGCCGGAAGACGGCCGAGGTCGTCGGCACCGACCCCGGCAAGGACCTGGCGCTGATCAAGGTGCGCGGCGCCAAGGGCCTGACCGCGGCCTCGCTCGGCGACTCCGACAAGATCACGGTCGGCGACCAGGTGGTGGCGATCGGCTCGCCCGAGGGCCTGACCGGGTCCGTGACCAGCGGTATCGTCTCCGCCCTCAACCGGGATGTCACCGTTCCCAAGGAGGACGGCCAGGGGCAGGATCAGGGTCAGGGTCAGGGTCAGGGTCAGGGCCAGGGCGGGCCGGACGGCGGCGGTGGCTGGCCGTTCGAGTTCGGCGGCAACCACTACAACGGCGACACCGGCTCGTCGAAGACCTCGTACAAGGCCATACAGACCGACGCCTCGCTCAACCCGGGCAACTCCGGTGGCGCCCTGATCAATATGCAGGGGCAGATCATCGGCATCAACTCCGCGATGTACTCGCCGAGTTCGGCGAGCAGCAGCACGGCGGGCAGCATCGGCCTCGGCTTCGCCATCCCGATCAACACCGTCAAGGACGATCTGGACGCACTGCGTGACGGCGGGAGCGGTGGCAGCAACAGCGGCGTCTGA
- a CDS encoding LacI family DNA-binding transcriptional regulator translates to MAKVTRDDVARLAGTSTAVVSYVINNGPRPVAPATRERVLAAIQELGYRPDRVAQAMASRRTDLIGLIVPDTRQPFFAEMAHAVEQAAAERGKMVLVGNANYVDEREVHYLRAFLGMRVSGLILISQGPSEHAAAEIDAWDARVVLLHRRPDAIDDVAVMTDDVWGAQLATRHLLEHGHPYVAFLGGTEETPKSGDPVTDHVEGWRRAMLESGKSTDGRYFQAPYNRYDAYQVALKLLAGPDRPPAIMCATDDQAIGVLRAARELRIDVPGELAVAGFDDVKEAGLTDPPLTTVASDRQAMARAAVDLVLDDGLRIVGSRRERLRQFPSRLVVRRSCGCGG, encoded by the coding sequence GTGGCCAAGGTGACGCGGGATGACGTGGCAAGACTGGCGGGTACCTCGACCGCCGTTGTCAGCTATGTCATCAACAACGGACCACGGCCGGTCGCTCCGGCCACGCGCGAGCGGGTGCTCGCCGCCATCCAGGAACTCGGCTACCGGCCGGACCGGGTCGCGCAGGCGATGGCGTCCCGCCGTACCGACCTCATAGGCCTGATCGTGCCGGACACCCGGCAGCCGTTCTTCGCGGAGATGGCGCACGCCGTCGAACAGGCCGCCGCCGAGCGCGGAAAGATGGTCCTGGTCGGCAACGCCAACTATGTCGACGAGCGCGAGGTGCACTATCTGCGCGCCTTCCTCGGGATGCGGGTGTCCGGGCTGATCCTGATCAGCCAGGGGCCCAGTGAGCACGCCGCCGCCGAGATCGACGCCTGGGACGCCCGGGTGGTGCTGCTGCACCGCCGGCCGGACGCCATCGACGATGTCGCGGTGATGACCGACGACGTCTGGGGCGCGCAGCTGGCGACCCGGCATCTGCTGGAGCACGGCCATCCCTATGTCGCCTTCCTCGGCGGCACGGAGGAGACCCCGAAGTCCGGCGACCCGGTCACCGATCACGTCGAGGGCTGGCGGCGGGCCATGCTGGAGTCCGGGAAGTCCACGGACGGCCGCTACTTCCAGGCGCCGTACAACCGCTACGACGCCTACCAGGTCGCGCTGAAGCTGCTGGCGGGTCCGGACCGGCCGCCGGCCATCATGTGCGCGACCGACGACCAGGCGATCGGGGTGCTGCGGGCCGCCCGCGAGCTGCGGATCGATGTGCCCGGCGAGCTGGCGGTCGCGGGCTTCGACGATGTGAAGGAAGCCGGACTGACCGATCCGCCGCTGACCACGGTGGCCTCGGACCGCCAGGCGATGGCGCGCGCGGCGGTGGATCTGGTGCTCGACGACGGGCTGCGGATCGTCGGTTCCCGGCGGGAGCGGCTGCGGCAGTTCCCGTCGCGGCTGGTGGTGCGGCGGTCCTGTGGCTGCGGCGGCTGA
- a CDS encoding response regulator transcription factor codes for MSSLLLLTNALQPSTEVLPALGLLLHSVRVAPAEGPALIDTPGADVILIDGRRDLPHVRSLCQLLRSTGPGCPLVLVVTEGGLAAVSADWGIDDVLLDTAGPAEVEARLRLAMGRQQITTDDSPMEIRNGDLSVDEATYSAKLKGRVLDLTFKEFELLKYLAQHPGRVFTRAQLLQEVWGYDYFGGTRTVDVHVRRLRAKLGPEHESLIGTVRNVGYRFVTPEKVERAAEAKAKEAKAKDDAAKAAKPAPDAAPAERRAPEDGDGSGKAATAGAEPHGVRAGRR; via the coding sequence GTTGCTGCACAGCGTCCGGGTGGCTCCCGCCGAAGGCCCGGCTCTCATCGACACCCCAGGTGCCGACGTCATACTGATCGACGGCCGCCGCGATCTTCCACACGTACGGTCGCTGTGCCAGCTGCTGCGGTCCACGGGACCCGGCTGTCCGCTGGTCCTGGTCGTGACGGAGGGCGGACTCGCCGCCGTCAGCGCGGACTGGGGGATCGACGACGTACTGCTGGACACCGCGGGCCCCGCAGAGGTCGAGGCGCGGCTGCGGCTGGCGATGGGCCGCCAGCAGATCACCACCGACGACAGCCCGATGGAGATCCGTAACGGCGACCTCTCGGTGGACGAGGCGACCTACAGCGCGAAGCTGAAGGGGCGGGTCCTGGACCTGACCTTCAAGGAGTTCGAGCTGCTGAAGTACCTGGCGCAGCACCCGGGCCGGGTGTTCACCCGTGCTCAGCTCCTGCAGGAGGTGTGGGGCTACGACTACTTCGGCGGTACGCGGACGGTCGACGTCCATGTCCGCCGGCTGCGCGCCAAGCTCGGCCCCGAACACGAATCGCTGATCGGCACGGTCCGCAACGTCGGCTACCGCTTTGTGACGCCGGAGAAGGTGGAGCGGGCGGCGGAGGCCAAGGCCAAGGAGGCCAAGGCCAAGGACGACGCGGCGAAGGCGGCGAAGCCCGCCCCGGACGCGGCGCCGGCCGAGCGCCGCGCGCCCGAGGACGGTGACGGCTCCGGGAAGGCGGCCACCGCCGGCGCGGAACCCCACGGCGTACGGGCCGGACGCAGGTAG